Within bacterium, the genomic segment GCCCGCGCTGGAGGAAACTGGGGTGGAATCCTCCAATACAAGGCGTGCAGGTGCACACTGAAGATGACTCGAGAAGCCAAAACGCAAATTCCGGACTAGACAGAATCAGCACACAATGGAAGATAATTAGGGTGGGCCTTTGAAACGCTCAGCTCGCGGGTCAAGCTTGCGTGCCTCGCGCGGATATCCGATGCCTATCGCATCGTTGCCCGCGCGCATGCGTCGTTGGCGATCGCGCGCTCTGCGTATTCCATCGTTCAGGAGCTGATCGCACGATGCTCAAACGACTACGACGACGCGCGTGACGCGGGGATGGCGCAAAACGTGCGTTGGGTCGCCGACAGCCTATACCCCGATGCCAACATCGCGATCTGGGCCCACAACGGACACGTCGCGGCCTGGCCGTTTTCCGAAGGATCGGTTCTCTCGATGGGCACGTTTTTACGAGACCATTACGAAGCGTCACCCTAACGAAACCTCAGGGAGATGTCTTTCGTTTAGGAGAGGAAATGTACAAGTCTTTTAGCTTGCGAATCACTCGCGTGGCATTTGCCTTAGCGTTGATGGTGTTACCGCTTGCCGTTTGCGCGGCCAACACGCCGGCGCGCGACGGTGCGACGGTCGTCGATTCGGGTGCGACGGA encodes:
- a CDS encoding erythromycin esterase family protein — its product is MVARAHASLAIARSAYSIVQELIARCSNDYDDARDAGMAQNVRWVADSLYPDANIAIWAHNGHVAAWPFSEGSVLSMGTFLRDHYEASP